The following are from one region of the Endozoicomonas sp. 4G genome:
- the hemW gene encoding radical SAM family heme chaperone HemW, which produces MLELPPLSLYVHIPWCVKKCPYCDFNSHALSHGIPEEAYVDALLEDFDNEVNTLQGRALHTIFFGGGTPSLMSANGFDRFLCELEKRIRFLPEIEITMEANPGTYEHDRFKDYRKAGINRLSLGVQSFQDEKLKALGRIHSSDEAHKAIESLTGMGFDNFNIDLMHGLPGQSIQDGLSDLQKAITLAPTHISWYQLTIEPNTVFYSKTPILPEDDTLWSIQEEGWDLLAEAGYQQYEISAYSRPGKQARHNLNYWQFGDYIGIGAGAHGKITERETGRIYRNWKTRMPSDYLAADKPFEAGNRTLSRDDLPIEFMMNVLRLNQGVDHSLFQRRTGMAFSDIDSQRQQAIQKGLLEQDRLQPTRQGRLFLNDLLALFTDG; this is translated from the coding sequence ATGCTCGAACTCCCGCCATTGAGCCTTTATGTGCACATTCCCTGGTGTGTCAAAAAATGTCCTTATTGTGACTTCAACTCCCACGCGCTCAGTCATGGTATTCCTGAAGAAGCCTATGTCGATGCCCTGTTGGAAGACTTTGACAACGAAGTGAATACCCTTCAGGGGAGAGCGCTTCACACGATTTTCTTCGGTGGTGGCACTCCCAGTTTGATGTCTGCCAACGGCTTTGATCGTTTTCTCTGCGAGCTGGAAAAAAGAATCCGTTTCTTGCCGGAGATTGAAATCACCATGGAAGCCAACCCCGGCACCTATGAACACGATCGGTTCAAGGACTATCGCAAAGCCGGTATCAACCGATTGTCATTGGGAGTTCAGAGTTTTCAGGATGAAAAACTCAAGGCACTGGGCCGAATTCACAGCTCAGACGAAGCACATAAAGCCATTGAGTCCCTGACGGGGATGGGCTTTGACAACTTCAATATTGATCTGATGCACGGGCTGCCTGGTCAGAGCATTCAGGACGGTCTGTCCGATCTGCAAAAAGCCATTACACTGGCACCAACCCATATTTCCTGGTATCAGCTCACCATTGAACCCAATACAGTTTTCTATTCAAAAACGCCGATCTTGCCCGAGGACGATACCCTCTGGTCCATTCAGGAAGAAGGGTGGGATTTACTGGCAGAGGCCGGGTATCAGCAGTACGAAATTTCAGCCTACAGCCGACCCGGTAAACAGGCCAGACATAACCTTAACTATTGGCAGTTTGGCGACTATATCGGTATTGGCGCAGGAGCCCATGGCAAGATAACCGAGCGGGAGACGGGCAGGATTTATCGGAACTGGAAAACCCGGATGCCCAGCGATTATCTGGCAGCGGATAAACCCTTCGAGGCGGGCAACAGGACACTGAGCAGGGATGATCTGCCCATTGAATTCATGATGAATGTTCTGCGACTTAACCAGGGCGTTGATCACTCACTGTTTCAGCGCAGAACCGGAATGGCATTCTCAGATATTGATTCGCAACGTCAGCAGGCGATTCAAAAAGGTTTGCTGGAGCAGGATCGCTTACAGCCAACCAGGCAGGGGCGACTCTTTTTGAACGATCTGTTGGCGTTGTTTACTGATGGATGA
- a CDS encoding XTP/dITP diphosphatase — protein sequence MKSLLNKAPKKVVLASGNQGKLIELQQMLSGLDFEVFPQSDFNVDSVEETGLTFVENALIKARHAAKLSGFAAIADDSGIEVDALNGQPGIYSARFAGEQATDKANNQKLLQSLNGLPKEQRTARFHSVLVYLRHAEDPTPLICHGRWEGYILDAPVGDQGFGYDPLFYVPDQDCAAAELSREQKNRISHRAKAMAQLLEQLKERS from the coding sequence ATGAAGTCGTTGCTAAACAAAGCGCCAAAAAAAGTGGTATTGGCCAGCGGTAACCAGGGCAAGCTCATTGAGCTTCAGCAGATGCTCTCAGGGCTGGACTTTGAAGTGTTTCCACAAAGTGATTTCAACGTCGACTCTGTTGAGGAAACGGGACTGACCTTTGTAGAGAACGCTCTGATCAAGGCCAGACATGCGGCGAAACTATCGGGTTTTGCAGCCATTGCTGATGATTCCGGGATTGAAGTGGATGCCCTCAATGGTCAACCGGGTATTTACTCAGCACGCTTTGCCGGTGAGCAGGCCACCGATAAAGCGAATAACCAGAAGCTGTTACAGAGCTTGAACGGATTGCCCAAAGAGCAAAGAACCGCACGTTTTCACAGCGTGCTGGTCTATCTGCGTCATGCAGAAGATCCTACTCCCCTGATCTGTCATGGCCGCTGGGAAGGCTACATTCTGGACGCACCTGTAGGTGATCAGGGTTTTGGTTATGACCCGCTGTTTTATGTGCCTGATCAGGATTGTGCGGCGGCTGAACTCAGCCGGGAACAAAAGAACCGCATCAGCCACCGGGCAAAAGCCATGGCGCAACTTCTGGAGCAGTTAAAAGAACGCTCCTGA
- a CDS encoding DUF4426 domain-containing protein, whose protein sequence is MACLWLQRFGLFSLLLTLVVFSQAYAAPVPEARVINDEPARFGDYEVYYSAFPSTFLEPDMAKMYGFERGPKNGLVNIVVRNVRDSEEGTAVKASFDGKTSNLLGQQSALKFREIDEGDAVYYLAGFRFSNEETLKFTIKIRLEGSSQSHTIQFSQKFYEGGQ, encoded by the coding sequence ATGGCCTGTTTATGGCTGCAACGTTTTGGGCTGTTCAGTCTACTGTTGACGCTTGTCGTTTTTTCACAAGCTTATGCCGCGCCGGTACCTGAAGCCCGTGTTATCAATGACGAGCCAGCCCGGTTTGGTGATTATGAAGTGTATTACAGTGCCTTCCCCAGCACATTCCTTGAGCCCGATATGGCCAAGATGTACGGTTTCGAACGTGGGCCAAAAAACGGTCTGGTCAATATCGTTGTCAGAAACGTCAGGGACAGTGAAGAAGGCACGGCGGTAAAAGCCTCTTTTGACGGCAAAACCAGCAACCTTCTGGGTCAGCAGTCTGCTCTGAAATTCAGGGAAATCGACGAAGGTGATGCCGTCTATTATCTGGCAGGTTTTCGGTTCAGTAATGAAGAAACGCTAAAATTCACCATCAAAATACGCCTCGAAGGCTCCAGTCAGAGTCATACCATTCAGTTCAGCCAGAAGTTCTACGAGGGTGGCCAATGA
- the metW gene encoding methionine biosynthesis protein MetW, whose product MSTRVDFAIISDWIDQDSRILDLACGEGTLLADLSSNKQVRGYGLEINPQNIQKCIEKGVNVLEQNIDQGLSNFGDQSFDTVVMTQALQALQFPHLALDEMLRVGRECIVTFPNFGHWRCRWYLAAKGRMPVSKFMPYTWYNTPNIHFCTFKDFEDLCHQKKLKIINRMVTDSANRGGLRTRLLPNLMGEVAIYHLTRGE is encoded by the coding sequence ATGAGCACTCGTGTTGATTTTGCCATCATTAGTGACTGGATTGACCAGGACAGTCGTATTCTTGATCTGGCCTGCGGTGAAGGCACTTTGCTGGCAGATCTGAGCAGCAACAAGCAGGTCAGGGGTTATGGGTTGGAGATTAATCCACAAAATATCCAGAAGTGTATTGAGAAGGGCGTCAATGTTCTTGAGCAAAACATTGACCAGGGGCTGAGCAATTTTGGCGATCAAAGCTTTGATACCGTTGTTATGACGCAAGCTCTGCAGGCTTTGCAGTTTCCCCATTTAGCACTGGATGAAATGCTGAGGGTGGGTCGGGAATGCATTGTCACCTTTCCGAACTTCGGCCATTGGCGTTGCCGCTGGTATCTGGCGGCTAAAGGTAGAATGCCGGTATCCAAATTTATGCCTTATACCTGGTATAACACGCCTAATATACACTTCTGTACGTTTAAGGATTTTGAAGACCTTTGCCATCAGAAAAAGCTGAAGATCATTAATCGCATGGTAACCGATAGTGCCAACAGGGGCGGCTTGAGAACCCGCTTGCTGCCCAATCTGATGGGAGAAGTGGCTATCTATCATCTGACTCGAGGAGAGTAA
- a CDS encoding homoserine O-acetyltransferase, giving the protein MPETIPPDSVGLVASRTVHFDQPLQLSCGQTLKEYDLVIETYGELNTEKNNGVLICHALSGHHHAAGYHTLDDRKPGWWDNFIGPGKPLDTRHFFVVSLNNLGGCHGSTGPTSINPQTGKRYGSDFPIVTVEDWVESQARLADHLGIRQWASVVGGSLGGMQALYWSMAYPERVRHAIVIASAPKLSAQNIAFNEVARQAIRSDENFRDGQYLEAGTLPRNGLGLARMVGHITYLSDDAMGQKFGRELKNKEYSFDYGVQFQVESYLRYQGENFSGSFDANTYLLMTRALDYFDPARPFNDDLVCALSQVKAHFLLISFTTDWRFSPERSREITDALLKAGKQVSYMEVDAPQGHDAFLMNIPRYVDAVSSYMTRVADECREAIV; this is encoded by the coding sequence ATGCCAGAAACTATTCCTCCTGACTCGGTGGGTCTGGTCGCATCGAGAACGGTTCATTTTGACCAGCCCCTTCAGCTAAGTTGCGGTCAGACTCTGAAAGAATATGACCTGGTAATTGAAACCTACGGCGAACTGAATACCGAAAAGAATAATGGTGTTTTGATCTGCCACGCACTCAGTGGCCATCATCATGCGGCAGGTTATCACACGCTGGACGATCGCAAGCCTGGCTGGTGGGATAATTTTATCGGTCCGGGAAAACCTCTGGATACCCGGCATTTCTTTGTTGTCAGTCTCAATAACCTCGGCGGCTGCCATGGCAGTACAGGCCCAACCAGCATCAACCCGCAAACCGGAAAACGTTATGGCTCTGATTTCCCCATAGTGACCGTGGAAGACTGGGTTGAGAGTCAAGCCAGACTGGCAGACCATCTTGGTATACGACAATGGGCATCTGTTGTGGGTGGCAGTCTCGGTGGTATGCAGGCGCTTTACTGGTCTATGGCTTATCCTGAACGAGTGCGTCATGCCATTGTGATTGCCTCGGCTCCCAAGCTGTCGGCACAGAATATTGCCTTCAATGAAGTGGCCCGTCAGGCCATTCGCTCCGATGAAAACTTTCGGGACGGGCAATATCTTGAAGCGGGAACGCTGCCCAGGAACGGCCTGGGATTAGCCAGAATGGTAGGCCACATTACCTACCTGTCGGATGATGCCATGGGACAGAAGTTTGGCCGTGAACTCAAAAATAAAGAATACAGTTTTGATTACGGCGTTCAGTTTCAGGTAGAGAGTTATCTTCGCTATCAGGGGGAAAACTTCTCCGGCAGTTTTGATGCCAACACCTATTTGTTGATGACTCGGGCCCTGGATTATTTTGATCCGGCTCGCCCGTTTAATGATGACCTTGTCTGTGCCCTGTCTCAGGTCAAGGCACACTTTTTGTTGATTTCATTCACTACCGACTGGCGCTTCTCCCCGGAGCGCTCCAGAGAGATCACCGATGCATTGCTGAAGGCAGGCAAGCAGGTCTCCTATATGGAAGTGGATGCTCCCCAGGGCCATGATGCATTCCTGATGAACATTCCCCGATATGTAGATGCTGTTTCAAGCTATATGACACGAGTCGCTGACGAATGCAGGGAGGCCATTGTATGA
- a CDS encoding cell division protein ZapB, with amino-acid sequence MSIESLGQLENKLQNLIDKLELTRMELEELRSTNTRLEDENTHLKQELSSWSDRVGSLLGKLDSVSDEAEEVAYEQA; translated from the coding sequence ATGTCTATCGAATCCTTAGGCCAACTAGAGAACAAACTTCAGAATCTGATCGACAAACTTGAGCTCACTCGAATGGAGCTTGAAGAGTTGCGTTCGACCAATACCCGCCTGGAAGATGAAAATACTCATCTCAAGCAGGAACTGAGCTCCTGGAGTGACAGGGTGGGTAGCCTGCTGGGCAAACTGGACAGTGTATCTGATGAAGCTGAAGAAGTAGCCTACGAGCAGGCATAA
- a CDS encoding ATP-binding cassette domain-containing protein, which translates to MINLNSVSLLRSGKILLEESSAIIHHGQHVGLVGANGCGKSSLLALIMGNLQPDKGEVSLDAGRGIAHMAQEVLALDQKAIDYVLDGDETLRTIEKAIECAERDEAHSELAELHEKLLQADGYTAHARAEQLLHGLGFSDEQIDRSVKDFSGGWRMRLNLARTLMCPSDLLFLDEPTNHLDLDAIVWLESFLKRYQGTLIIISHDRDFLDAVIDITLHIEHQKLNTYRGNYSAFERMRSERLQQQQVAFEKQQKQRAHMEKFVERFRAKAAKAKQAQSRLKALARLEEIAPAHVDSPFRFSFPDPEKMSSPLLTLDRAELGYEGNTLIRLKLNILPGSRIGLLGANGAGKSTLIRTLAGELPLIAGQRHDGEHLKIGYFAQHQLEKLDAAASPLLHLQRMSPEAREQELRDFLGGFGFHGDKALETIAGFSGGEQARLALAIVAWQKPNLLLLDEPTNHLDLEMRHALTMALQTFEGAMILVSHDRNLLRSTTDDLLLVYDGRVEAFEGDLEDYGVWLTQQRQKEKSETVSETLQPAHSAQARKEQKRLDAERRKQLRPMKKKVDSLEQKLEKQQTLLAEVESELVNPKLYEPSEKERLKLLLDQQTQYKKSIADTEEEWMEALEQLEALENE; encoded by the coding sequence ATGATTAATTTGAACTCAGTCAGTTTACTGCGCTCTGGCAAGATTTTGCTGGAAGAAAGCAGCGCAATCATTCATCACGGTCAGCATGTTGGATTGGTAGGTGCCAATGGGTGTGGCAAGTCGAGCTTGCTGGCCCTGATTATGGGTAACCTGCAACCAGATAAAGGTGAGGTCAGCCTCGATGCCGGTCGGGGGATTGCTCATATGGCCCAGGAAGTTCTGGCCCTGGATCAGAAAGCCATTGATTATGTGTTGGATGGTGATGAGACACTTCGAACGATAGAAAAAGCCATTGAGTGTGCCGAACGAGATGAAGCGCACAGCGAGCTTGCAGAGCTTCACGAAAAGCTGCTCCAGGCAGATGGCTATACAGCGCACGCCCGTGCCGAACAATTGCTCCATGGTCTTGGATTTTCTGATGAACAAATCGACCGTAGCGTAAAAGATTTCTCCGGTGGCTGGAGAATGAGACTGAATCTGGCACGCACCCTCATGTGTCCTTCCGATTTGCTGTTCCTTGATGAGCCAACCAACCATTTGGATCTGGATGCCATTGTCTGGCTCGAAAGCTTTCTTAAACGTTATCAGGGCACACTGATCATTATCTCTCACGACCGTGATTTTCTGGATGCCGTGATTGATATCACCCTTCACATTGAACATCAGAAGCTGAACACCTATCGTGGCAATTATTCTGCTTTTGAACGCATGCGCTCTGAGCGTCTTCAGCAACAACAAGTTGCCTTTGAAAAACAACAAAAGCAGCGCGCTCACATGGAGAAGTTCGTTGAGCGGTTTCGTGCCAAGGCGGCCAAGGCCAAACAGGCACAGAGCCGCTTAAAAGCGCTGGCCAGGCTGGAAGAAATAGCGCCAGCCCATGTCGATTCCCCTTTTCGCTTCAGTTTTCCTGATCCTGAAAAAATGTCTTCACCACTGTTGACCCTGGACAGGGCAGAGCTGGGTTATGAGGGCAATACCCTGATCAGGCTGAAACTGAATATCCTGCCCGGCAGTCGCATCGGTTTGCTGGGAGCCAATGGTGCGGGCAAATCGACCCTGATTCGGACACTGGCAGGAGAGCTACCCCTGATCGCTGGCCAGAGGCATGACGGAGAACACCTGAAAATCGGGTACTTCGCCCAACATCAATTAGAAAAACTCGATGCTGCCGCCAGCCCCCTGCTCCATTTACAACGAATGTCGCCTGAAGCCCGGGAACAGGAGTTGAGAGATTTCCTGGGTGGCTTTGGTTTTCATGGTGACAAGGCTTTGGAAACCATTGCAGGTTTTTCTGGTGGTGAACAGGCGAGACTGGCTCTGGCCATAGTAGCCTGGCAAAAGCCCAACTTATTGTTGCTGGATGAACCGACTAACCATCTTGACCTGGAAATGCGTCATGCTTTGACCATGGCTCTACAAACATTCGAAGGAGCCATGATACTGGTATCCCACGATCGTAATCTCCTGCGCAGCACCACAGATGATCTTTTGCTGGTTTATGATGGCCGGGTCGAAGCCTTCGAAGGGGATCTGGAAGATTATGGCGTCTGGTTAACTCAGCAGCGCCAGAAAGAAAAATCAGAAACCGTTTCTGAAACCTTACAACCGGCTCACTCGGCACAAGCCCGCAAAGAACAGAAGCGTCTGGATGCGGAACGTCGTAAGCAGCTCAGACCCATGAAAAAGAAAGTAGACTCTCTGGAGCAAAAACTGGAGAAACAGCAAACATTGCTGGCTGAGGTAGAATCGGAACTGGTCAACCCAAAGCTCTACGAACCTTCAGAAAAAGAGCGTTTGAAATTATTGCTGGACCAGCAGACTCAATACAAGAAAAGTATCGCTGACACCGAAGAAGAGTGGATGGAGGCGCTGGAGCAACTTGAAGCGCTGGAAAACGAGTAA
- the rsd gene encoding sigma D regulator, which produces MLEGCKTARERWGGVSEIIDRWLNERQSLIVLYCSVNGVNQFHEDKRPIANKLKEMCQILVDYVSAGHFEVYEQLIQEGIDFNDGGVERVQSILPKLEKNTQVCLDFNDGCESLSSITMLQTHLSDLGEALEERFSLEDQMIEMLHESHRELLSSQQ; this is translated from the coding sequence ATGCTGGAGGGGTGCAAAACGGCCAGAGAACGTTGGGGTGGAGTATCAGAGATCATTGACCGCTGGCTTAACGAGCGACAGTCACTGATCGTTCTCTACTGTTCAGTCAATGGAGTGAATCAATTTCACGAAGATAAAAGGCCTATTGCAAACAAATTGAAAGAGATGTGTCAGATTCTGGTTGATTATGTTTCAGCCGGCCACTTCGAAGTCTACGAACAACTGATTCAGGAAGGTATTGATTTTAATGATGGGGGAGTAGAAAGGGTGCAATCTATTCTGCCCAAGCTGGAAAAAAATACACAGGTTTGTCTGGATTTTAACGATGGTTGTGAGTCCCTCAGCAGTATCACCATGTTACAAACCCACCTGTCCGACCTGGGCGAAGCTCTGGAAGAGCGGTTTTCTCTGGAAGACCAGATGATTGAAATGCTTCACGAATCCCACAGAGAGCTGCTCTCTTCGCAGCAGTAA
- the gshA gene encoding glutamate--cysteine ligase encodes MTNQYESRLHLLQQSSNQNLLSGIRHGIEREGLRVSADARLSQCSHPEVLGKTLTHPYITTDYSEALLEFITPVHCKLEDVMKFLEELHSYTCKNLNGELLWAGSMPALLEGEQSIPIARYGDSNSGKMKSVYREGLAHRYGKAMQTIAGIHYNFSLPESLWQLLSDAESASPSLKEFQSESYLAMIRNFRRYSWLLMYLFGASPAVSKSFFTQERSCESLAQLDEDTLYLPWATSLRMSDLGYTNNAQSSLSVCYNTLGEYVSSLTKAIKTPYRPYEKIGLKKDDRYLQLNTNLLQIENEYYSNIRPKRIAKRGEKPLSALSNHGVEYVEVRCMDINPMEPLGLSVVDAAFLDVFLVFTALMDSPEIDHAECQRLTENFARTVSEGRRPGLELNNEQGPVTLTDWGMSLIDKMVPVARMLDQANDSNLFTESLVEQREKLLNSECTPSARILQALKSSGDNYIDWMLKQSQIHSRYFSQRDIDPERLEYFGRIATESREDQERLKTSDTMDFDAFLKHYFESE; translated from the coding sequence TTGACTAACCAGTACGAGAGTCGTCTGCACCTACTACAGCAGTCGTCCAACCAAAACCTGCTCAGTGGTATACGACACGGAATCGAACGTGAAGGGTTGCGGGTATCGGCTGACGCACGGTTGTCACAGTGTTCTCATCCAGAGGTGCTAGGTAAAACCCTGACGCACCCTTATATCACGACGGACTACTCTGAAGCCTTGCTCGAGTTCATTACTCCGGTTCACTGCAAGCTGGAAGATGTTATGAAGTTTCTGGAAGAGCTCCATAGCTACACCTGCAAAAATCTTAATGGCGAATTACTCTGGGCAGGCAGCATGCCCGCTTTGCTGGAAGGCGAACAGAGTATTCCCATTGCCCGTTATGGTGACTCCAATTCAGGCAAAATGAAATCTGTCTACCGCGAAGGGCTGGCGCATCGTTATGGGAAGGCCATGCAAACGATTGCTGGTATTCATTACAACTTCTCTTTGCCGGAATCGCTCTGGCAACTGTTGTCTGACGCTGAGTCTGCGAGTCCTTCTCTGAAGGAGTTCCAGTCAGAATCCTACCTGGCAATGATCAGAAACTTTCGTCGTTATTCCTGGCTGCTGATGTATCTGTTTGGCGCTTCTCCCGCAGTGAGCAAGAGTTTCTTTACTCAGGAAAGATCCTGCGAATCACTGGCACAACTGGATGAAGACACCTTGTATTTGCCCTGGGCAACGTCTTTGAGAATGAGTGACCTGGGTTATACCAATAACGCTCAATCATCCCTGAGTGTTTGTTACAACACGCTTGGAGAGTACGTTTCCAGTCTTACCAAAGCGATTAAAACCCCCTATCGGCCTTATGAAAAAATCGGGCTCAAAAAGGATGATCGTTATCTGCAGCTGAATACCAATCTTCTCCAGATAGAGAACGAGTATTACAGCAATATTCGGCCCAAGCGAATTGCTAAACGGGGTGAGAAACCCCTGTCCGCATTATCGAACCATGGCGTTGAATATGTTGAAGTGCGCTGCATGGACATCAATCCCATGGAGCCGCTAGGGTTGTCTGTGGTTGATGCTGCATTTCTGGATGTGTTTCTGGTATTTACCGCCCTGATGGACAGTCCTGAAATAGATCATGCAGAGTGCCAGAGATTGACTGAAAACTTTGCCCGAACGGTTTCAGAAGGAAGACGTCCCGGACTGGAGTTAAATAATGAGCAGGGGCCGGTCACTCTGACTGACTGGGGCATGAGTTTAATCGACAAAATGGTGCCCGTTGCCCGGATGCTGGATCAGGCCAATGACTCCAACCTATTCACCGAATCCCTGGTTGAGCAGAGAGAGAAGCTGTTAAATTCAGAATGCACACCCTCAGCCAGAATCCTGCAGGCGCTGAAAAGCAGTGGCGATAATTATATTGATTGGATGCTCAAACAGTCCCAGATCCACTCCCGTTATTTCAGCCAGCGAGATATCGACCCGGAAAGGCTAGAGTATTTTGGACGTATAGCCACAGAATCAAGAGAAGATCAGGAGCGGTTAAAAACGTCAGATACCATGGATTTTGATGCGTTTTTGAAACACTATTTTGAATCTGAATAA
- a CDS encoding Tex family protein codes for MEIIFQRIAEELNVRTAQVTSAVALLDDGATVPFIARYRKEVTGALDDTQLRTLEERLRYLRELEERRETVLNSIRDQEKLTPELEKDIRAADTKTRLEDLYLPYKPKRRTKGQIAIEAGLEPLADRLFNEPDTDPEAVAVDFVNADKGIADTKAALEGARYILMERFSEDAELLGKLRDMLWNEGILSSRGIAGKEEEGAKFRDYFEHDEPIKQVPSHRALAIFRGRNEGVLQSNIRLENEPESRLETHPCEKVIADHWDIADQGRAADKWLKDVVRWTWRVKLLTQLETDLMTRVRETAEEEAIKVFAKNLKDLLLAAPAGLRPTLGLDPGLRTGVKVAVVDATGKLVEHTTIFPHAPQRQWKEALGTLATLCLTHGVELVSIGNGTASRETDRLVAELMRAYPKLGLTKIVVSEAGASVYSASELAAREFPDLDVSIRGAVSIARRLQDPLAELVKIEPKAIGVGQYQHDVSQTQLSRSLEAVVEDCVNAVGVDVNTASSALLTRVSGLNRTLADNIVAFRDQNGVFADRETLRKVGRFGPKAFEQAAGFLRVMNGENPLDASAVHPESYPIVEKIARQSERAVQGLIGDSLFLRSLDPKTFTDETFGLPTVTDIISELDKPGRDPRPEFKAPEFQEGVEKISDLKLNMELEGVVTNVTNFGAFVDVGVHQDGLVHISALSNTFVKDPAEVVKAGDIVKVKVMEVDVQRKRIGLSMRMSDKAEEVAQARQQPRGERSGNTKPQHRGGKRNNHQAKKEQSAGSFADLFANAKKLRK; via the coding sequence ATGGAGATCATCTTTCAGCGTATCGCTGAAGAGCTGAACGTTCGTACAGCACAAGTCACCAGTGCGGTTGCACTGCTGGACGATGGCGCTACCGTCCCTTTTATTGCCCGTTACCGTAAAGAAGTTACCGGTGCTCTTGATGACACCCAGCTGCGTACGCTGGAAGAGCGTCTGCGGTATCTTCGTGAACTGGAAGAGCGGCGTGAAACGGTTCTGAACAGCATTCGCGATCAGGAGAAACTGACACCGGAACTGGAAAAGGATATTCGTGCTGCGGACACTAAAACCCGGCTTGAAGATCTTTATCTTCCCTACAAACCGAAGCGGCGTACCAAAGGTCAAATCGCGATTGAAGCCGGTCTGGAGCCACTGGCTGATCGACTGTTCAACGAGCCGGATACCGATCCGGAAGCGGTCGCTGTCGATTTTGTTAATGCCGACAAAGGCATTGCTGACACTAAGGCAGCACTGGAAGGCGCACGCTACATTCTGATGGAAAGGTTCAGTGAAGACGCTGAACTGCTGGGTAAACTGAGGGATATGCTCTGGAATGAGGGTATTCTTTCCAGCCGGGGTATTGCAGGCAAGGAAGAAGAGGGGGCGAAATTCCGGGATTACTTTGAGCATGATGAGCCGATCAAACAGGTGCCTTCTCATCGTGCCCTGGCTATTTTCCGTGGCCGTAATGAAGGCGTGCTCCAGTCTAATATTCGTCTTGAGAACGAGCCTGAGTCACGTCTGGAAACCCACCCCTGCGAAAAAGTTATTGCTGATCACTGGGACATTGCCGATCAGGGCAGAGCCGCGGACAAGTGGCTTAAAGATGTCGTACGCTGGACCTGGAGAGTAAAACTCCTGACCCAGCTTGAAACGGACTTGATGACCCGGGTGCGTGAAACTGCAGAAGAAGAAGCGATCAAAGTGTTTGCCAAAAACCTCAAAGATCTGCTTTTGGCAGCCCCTGCCGGTCTGCGTCCCACCCTGGGTCTTGATCCGGGTCTGCGTACGGGAGTCAAAGTGGCCGTCGTCGACGCCACGGGCAAACTGGTAGAACACACCACCATCTTCCCCCATGCGCCTCAGCGTCAATGGAAAGAAGCCCTGGGCACCCTGGCAACACTTTGCCTGACCCACGGTGTCGAGCTGGTCAGTATTGGTAACGGTACCGCGTCTCGTGAAACGGATCGTCTCGTCGCTGAACTGATGAGAGCTTATCCAAAACTGGGTTTGACCAAAATTGTCGTCAGTGAAGCCGGTGCCTCGGTTTATTCTGCTTCTGAACTGGCAGCTCGTGAATTCCCTGACCTGGATGTTTCTATCCGTGGTGCGGTATCCATTGCCCGTCGTCTACAGGACCCACTGGCTGAGCTGGTTAAGATTGAACCTAAAGCCATCGGTGTTGGTCAGTATCAGCACGATGTCAGCCAGACTCAGTTGTCACGCTCCCTGGAAGCGGTGGTTGAAGATTGTGTAAATGCTGTCGGGGTTGATGTCAACACAGCGTCCAGTGCTTTGCTGACCCGTGTCTCCGGTCTCAACAGAACGCTGGCTGATAACATCGTTGCCTTCCGTGACCAGAACGGTGTGTTTGCTGATCGTGAAACACTCAGGAAAGTAGGTCGTTTTGGCCCTAAAGCCTTTGAACAGGCTGCGGGCTTCCTGCGCGTCATGAATGGCGAAAACCCTCTCGATGCTTCGGCGGTTCACCCTGAGTCTTATCCGATTGTGGAGAAGATCGCCCGTCAGTCCGAGCGTGCGGTTCAAGGTCTGATCGGTGACTCTCTGTTCCTGAGGTCCCTGGATCCAAAAACCTTCACGGATGAAACCTTTGGTTTGCCCACTGTGACCGACATTATTTCAGAACTGGATAAGCCCGGACGCGACCCCCGCCCGGAATTCAAGGCGCCGGAATTCCAGGAAGGCGTTGAAAAAATCAGTGACCTGAAGCTCAACATGGAGCTGGAAGGCGTTGTCACCAACGTCACCAACTTTGGTGCTTTTGTTGATGTCGGTGTTCATCAGGATGGTCTGGTGCATATTTCTGCGCTGTCCAATACCTTCGTAAAAGATCCTGCTGAAGTGGTGAAGGCCGGTGATATCGTCAAAGTCAAAGTGATGGAAGTAGACGTCCAGCGCAAGCGTATTGGGCTCTCCATGCGCATGAGTGACAAGGCGGAAGAAGTGGCACAGGCCAGACAACAACCTCGTGGTGAACGTTCTGGTAACACCAAGCCTCAGCATCGTGGTGGCAAAAGAAACAACCATCAGGCTAAAAAAGAGCAGTCTGCCGGCTCTTTTGCTGACCTGTTTGCCAATGCTAAAAAGCTGAGAAAGTAA